The Henckelia pumila isolate YLH828 chromosome 2, ASM3356847v2, whole genome shotgun sequence genome includes a window with the following:
- the LOC140884815 gene encoding uncharacterized protein has translation MSVFMCTSFYEVIPTLDDVRLEISNLVGLQEIKAQLETIVEIILDAEKHESCGFTVIPPKPFHMVFVGNIGTGKSTVARIIGKLFYLAGVLPSFNVTEMQGNQKMKDAGGGVLVVNIDEEDPINSNTLEDIMALMDDGDTSIIFTGNCKALNQYMKFNNELYKRFSARLQFDDFTCEELAMIIQKKANTKGEDSLTDGFELDASCTTDHIAELIADVTPANLRSMLNAHVLDQMLIESKKIHLESGFEQNTGERMISLTDLALGIQNGAQIYMKLLNL, from the exons ATGTCCGTTTTCATGTGTACATCGTTTTACGAAGTGATTCCGACA TTGGATGATGTTCGCCTGGAAATCTCCAATCTTGTTGGATTACAGGAAATCAAGGCTCAGTTGGAGACGATCGTGGAGATCATACTTGACGCGGAGAAGCATGAGAGTTGTGGGTTTACGGTTATACCCCCGAAACCTTTTCATATGGTGTTCGTAGGGAATATTGGAACAG GAAAGTCTACGGTAGCTCGAATTAttggaaaattattttatttggctGGAGTATTACCCTCTTTCAATGTGACAGAAATGCAAGGCAATCAAAAG ATGAAAGATGCAGGTGGAGGTGTACTAGTCGTGAACATTGATGAAGAAGACCCCATCAATTCTAACACTTTGGAGGATATCATGGCCTTAATGGATGATGGCGACACATCAATTATATTTACTGGAAATTGCAAGGCCCTGAATCAGTACATGAAGTTTAATAATGAGCTGTACAAAAGATTCTCTGCACGGCTGCAATTTGACGACTTTACATGCGAAGAGCTTGCCATGATTATTCAGAAAAAGGCCAACACTAAAGGGGAGGACAGCCTAACAGATGGGTTTGAATTGGACGCTTCATGCACCACAGACCATATAGCTGAATTGATTGCTGATGTTACACCGGCAAATCTACGCAGCATGCTGAATGCTCATGTTCTCGATCAGATGCTAATAGAGTCAAAAAAGATACATTTGGAGAGTGGATTTGAACAGAACACAGGTGAAAGGATGATCTCTTTGACGGATTTAGCTCTCGGTATACAGAACGGCGCTCAGATTTATATGAAGTTGCTAAACTTATGA